One window of Pieris napi chromosome 14, ilPieNapi1.2, whole genome shotgun sequence genomic DNA carries:
- the LOC125056193 gene encoding proline-rich protein 36-like has product MAAAHTHSAPAPSDRRSEGRAGSRRIFPPQFKLQVLDAYRRDPQCRGNQRATARKFGIHRRQIQKWLQAEPALRAAHLRRAPQPAPSPPPYSVGSPESARLPSPPPAALPIQVPTPIAAPVPIAPFTVEPIDLSLKRLTPPPAPVPSYPRLPLAPEPSRKPFKLFRPYLIEDEAKRPAIASLPVSSGVHVSAFVPVQSAAGCGGAVCPAWGTLGPAYPTPLR; this is encoded by the coding sequence ATGGCCGCTGCCCATACGCATTCGGCCCCCGCGCCCTCAGACCGTCGTTCAGAGGGCCGCGCTGGTTCCCGCCGCATATTTCCACCACAATTTAAGCTCCAAGTTCTCGACGCGTACAGGAGAGATCCTCAATGCAGAGGAAATCAACGTGCAACTGCGAGAAAATTCGGAATTCACCGACGACAAATCCAGAAATGGCTACAAGCCGAACCGGCTCTACGTGCAGCGCATTTGAGGAGAGCACCGCAACCTGCTCCTTCGCCACCGCCTTACTCCGTCGGCTCGCCAGAGAGCGCTCGCTTGCCCTCACCTCCGCCGGCGGCTTTGCCAATCCAAGTGCCCACACCGATAGCAGCTCCCGTGCCAATCGCGCCTTTTACCGTGGAACCTATCGATTTGTCATTAAAACGCCTTACACCACCTCCAGCACCGGTTCCATCGTATCCACGGCTGCCTTTGGCTCCAGAACCTTCGAGAAAACCTTTTAAATTGTTCAGACCATACCTAATAGAAGACGAAGCAAAGAGGCCAGCCATAGCGTCCCTACCCGTTAGTAGTGGCGTTCACGTGTCTGCATTCGTGCCAGTACAGAGCGCTGCGGGGTGCGGAGGCGCGGTGTGCCCCGCTTGGGGCACGCTAGGACCTGCCTACCCGACCCCGCTAAGATGA